Below is a genomic region from Polluticoccus soli.
TACCAGTGGCCCCATACTACTGATAGACGATGACCTGGAAGAACAGGAAATGCTGGAGACCGCGTTTCGTGAAATTGGGATGGACAATAAGATCCTGTTCTTCAAGAATGGACTGGAAGCAATGGACCACCTGCTGAGTGCCACAGAAAAACCCTTCCTGATATTGTGCGACATGAACATGCCCGTAATGGATGGCCTCACCCTGCGCGACAACATCAACAGCAACGATATACTGCGTAAAAAAAGCATCCCTTTTATCTTCTACAGCACTACAGCCCGACCTGAAGAGGTAGAGAAAGCCTATGAGCTTGCCGTGCAGGGCTTTTTTGAGAAACACTTCGCCTACCAGGAAATGTGCAACGACCTGAGA
It encodes:
- a CDS encoding response regulator, whose amino-acid sequence is MNNTSGPILLIDDDLEEQEMLETAFREIGMDNKILFFKNGLEAMDHLLSATEKPFLILCDMNMPVMDGLTLRDNINSNDILRKKSIPFIFYSTTARPEEVEKAYELAVQGFFEKHFAYQEMCNDLRRICGYWASCIRPTD